A section of the Telopea speciosissima isolate NSW1024214 ecotype Mountain lineage chromosome 3, Tspe_v1, whole genome shotgun sequence genome encodes:
- the LOC122656070 gene encoding transcription factor bHLH162-like: MKSCRVSLSKLDRKTIERNRRMQMKGLCFKLASLIPRHYNSSKEISSQQDRLDHAASYIKELQQRVEELKRKKQYLAMDMNGTNNDSKEDKMITGSNLPVIELRDFGHSLEVTLISGLNTNFMFYEVISVLGEEGAEIVNASFSVVGDKIFHTFHSQAASSRVGVETSRLYQRLKELVHY, encoded by the exons ATGAAGAGTTGCAGAGTTTCATTATCGAAACTGGATCGAAAGACAATTGAAAGAAACAGAAGAATGCAAATGAAAGGCCTTTGCTTCAAACTTGCTTCTCTCATTCCTCGCCACTACAACTCTTCTAAG GAAATATCATCACAGCAAGATCGATTAGACCATGCCGCAAGCTATATAAAGGAATTGCAACAAAGAGTGGAAgaattgaaaagaaagaagcaatACTTAGCCATGGATATGAATGGAACCAATAATGACTCCAAAGAAGATAAAATGATAACTGGTTCTAATTTACCAGTAATTGAATTGAGGGACTTTGGTCATAGCTTGGAGGTCACTTTGATTAGTGGGTTGAATACAAATTTCATGTTTTATGAAGTTATTAGTgttcttggagaagaaggagCAGAAATTGTTAATGCAAGCTTCTCTGTGGTGGGTGATAAGATTTTCCACACTTTCCATtctcag GCTGCTAGCTCAAGAGTAGGAGTAGAGACTTCAAGGTTATATCAGCGATTGAAGGAGTTGGTTCATTATTAG
- the LOC122656065 gene encoding uncharacterized protein LOC122656065 isoform X3, translated as MAVLAPGILLKLLHGMQTGVKPTGEHRSSLLQVTDIVPADLDEKSLWPKHGFHIKVSDSSHSIYVSLPFEEDDLVLSNTMQLGQFIYVDRLEPGSPVPIIKGTKPLPGRHPLVGTPEPIKSLRDEGDKIEQRTFNSKLSGHRRGFWDSSADVASSSPSIMKPSPLHFDQNTPKKDRPSPKRTGGNFPNSPLIRGRMVKDENSSMVFRSSVGGLLSKMSDSKGESPVHVRKSCVTPFSVFKVTRSKSVFEPEPMIPKSLFNNTEKKSSTPPSRLRNVRVEASSKQAGEEQKQNNSNSNGTLQLQSQSGNSKSKHGGSLSMSLPGNLSVLGKEAIQQRETAQKNALQALRDASASESLVRVLRMLSDLAKNAKPDAPADCFDQFLEFHHQMVQAVTDMESIQAATCSEMVETPTAKQTERWKIKAEENSNILQENNSIDQNKQTDLHSSKRSSALCKSLAAMPERSDFKTTPGKHLRSNLSQKFSLERIGGSTPKGKLLPEATLENDENKSLAAMPERSDVKTTTPGKHLRSNLNQKFSLERIGGSTPKGKLPPEATLENVENMKPAPCRFNNTIKLGKRIETEAGNWFMDFLEKALEAGMKKSRGTADSDSCKVSQSLMLKVINWVKVEQCDSSKRPVHPRAAQIARKLRIKMKNP; from the exons ATGGCGGTATTGGCTCCTGGAATTCTATTGAAGCTCCTCCATGGAATGCAAACAGGGGTTAAACCTACTGGTGAGCACAGGAGCTCACTTCTGCAGGTGACAGATATCGTACCAGCAGATCTCGACGAGAAGAGTCTCTGGCCTAAACACGGTTTCCACATAAAGGTTTCTGATTCTTCACATTCAATCTATGTCAGCCTGCCTTTCGAAGAAGATGATCTAGTCCTCAGCAACACGATGCAGCTCGGTCAGTTCATCTACGTGGACAGATTGGAGCCAGGGTCCCCTGTTCCAATCATCAAAGGCACAAAGCCTCTTCCTGGTCGACACCCTCTGGTGGGCACACCTGAACCGATAAAGAGTCTCAGAGACGAAGGGGACAAAATTGAACAGAGAACCTTTAATTCAAAACTCTCTGGTCACAGAAGAGGCTTTTGGGATAGCTCAGCTGATGttgcttcttcctctccttctatCATGAAACCAAGTCCTTTGCATTTTGATCAGAATACACCAAAAAAGGATAGGCCCAGTCCGAAGAGAACAGGGGGCAATTTTCCAAATTCTCCACTGATCAGAGGGAGAATGGTTAAGGATGAAAATTCAAGCATGGTTTTCAGATCTTCAGTAGGTGGGCTTTTGTCTAAGATGTCAGATTCAAAGGGAGAAAGCCCTGTCCATGTCAGGAAGAGCTGTGTTACCCCTTTTTCTGTCTTTAaagttacaaggagcaagagtgtGTTCGAACCAGAGCCAATGATCCCAAAAAGTCTCTTCAACAATACT GAAAAGAAGAGTTCAACTCCCCCTTCCAGATTAAGAAATGTAAGAGTAGAAGCCTCTTCCAAACAG GCAGGGGAAGAACAGAAACAGAACAACTCAAATTCCAATGGAACTTTACAACTGCAATCTCAATCTGGTAATTCGAAATCCAAGCACGGTGGTAGTCTGTCCATGTCTTTACCTGGAAACCTTAGTGTGCTTGGAAAG GAAGCCATTCAACAGAGAGAAACAGCTCAGAAGAATGCTCTTCAAGCACTACGAGATGCCTCTGCCTCTGAAAGTTTAGTACGAGTTCTCAG GATGCTTTCAGACTTGGCAAAAAATGCAAAACCAGATGCTCCAGCTGACTGTTTTGATCAGTTTCTGGAGTTTCATCACCAAATGGTGCAAGCAGTGACTGACATGGAGTCAATTCAAGCAGCTACATGTAGTGAAATGGTTGAAACCCCAACTGCCAAGCAGACAGAACGGTGGAAGATAAAAGCTGAAGAAAATTCCAACATCTTACAAGAAAATAACTCGATAGACCAAAACAAGCAGACAGATTTAcattcatcaaagagaagttcaGCATTATGCAAGTCACTTGCAGCCATGCCAGAAAGAAGTGATTTCAAGACAACCCCTGGGAAGCACCTGAGATCAAACTTGAGCCAGAAATTTTCTTTAGAAAGGATAGGTGGATCCACCCCAAAAGGAAAGTTGCTCCCTGAAGCTACCTTGGAGAATGATGAGAACAAGTCACTTGCAGCAATGCCAGAAAGAAGTGATGTCAAGACAACAACCCCTGGGAAGCACCTGAGATCAAACTTGAACCAGaaattttctttggaaaggataGGTGGATCCACCCCAAAAGGAAAGTTGCCCCCTGAAGCTACCTTGGAGAATGTTGAGAATATGAAACCAGCACCTTGCAGGTTCAATAATACCATCAAATTGGGTAAACGGATTGAAACAGAAGCCGGAAACTGGTTTATGGACTTCTTAGAGAAAGCGCTGGAAGCAGGTATGAAGAAATCGAGAGGAACGGCAGACAGTGACAGTTGCAAAGTCTCACAATCTCTCATGCTCAAGGTTATAAACTGGGTGAAGGTTGAGCAGTGTGATAGCAGTAAGAGGCCAGTTCACCCTAGAGCAGCACAAATAGCCAGGAAGTTAAGAATCAAGATGAAAAATCCTTGA
- the LOC122656065 gene encoding uncharacterized protein LOC122656065 isoform X1 yields MAVLAPGILLKLLHGMQTGVKPTGEHRSSLLQVTDIVPADLDEKSLWPKHGFHIKVSDSSHSIYVSLPFEEDDLVLSNTMQLGQFIYVDRLEPGSPVPIIKGTKPLPGRHPLVGTPEPIKSLRDEGDKIEQRTFNSKLSGHRRGFWDSSADVASSSPSIMKPSPLHFDQNTPKKDRPSPKRTGGNFPNSPLIRGRMVKDENSSMVFRSSVGGLLSKMSDSKGESPVHVRKSCVTPFSVFKVTRSKSVFEPEPMIPKSLFNNTEKKSSTPPSRLRNVRVEASSKQAGEEQKQNNSNSNGTSTPPSRLRNVRVEASSKQAGEEQKQNNSNSNGTLQLQSQSGNSKSKHGGSLSMSLPGNLSVLGKEAIQQRETAQKNALQALRDASASESLVRVLRMLSDLAKNAKPDAPADCFDQFLEFHHQMVQAVTDMESIQAATCSEMVETPTAKQTERWKIKAEENSNILQENNSIDQNKQTDLHSSKRSSALCKSLAAMPERSDFKTTPGKHLRSNLSQKFSLERIGGSTPKGKLLPEATLENDENKSLAAMPERSDVKTTTPGKHLRSNLNQKFSLERIGGSTPKGKLPPEATLENVENMKPAPCRFNNTIKLGKRIETEAGNWFMDFLEKALEAGMKKSRGTADSDSCKVSQSLMLKVINWVKVEQCDSSKRPVHPRAAQIARKLRIKMKNP; encoded by the exons ATGGCGGTATTGGCTCCTGGAATTCTATTGAAGCTCCTCCATGGAATGCAAACAGGGGTTAAACCTACTGGTGAGCACAGGAGCTCACTTCTGCAGGTGACAGATATCGTACCAGCAGATCTCGACGAGAAGAGTCTCTGGCCTAAACACGGTTTCCACATAAAGGTTTCTGATTCTTCACATTCAATCTATGTCAGCCTGCCTTTCGAAGAAGATGATCTAGTCCTCAGCAACACGATGCAGCTCGGTCAGTTCATCTACGTGGACAGATTGGAGCCAGGGTCCCCTGTTCCAATCATCAAAGGCACAAAGCCTCTTCCTGGTCGACACCCTCTGGTGGGCACACCTGAACCGATAAAGAGTCTCAGAGACGAAGGGGACAAAATTGAACAGAGAACCTTTAATTCAAAACTCTCTGGTCACAGAAGAGGCTTTTGGGATAGCTCAGCTGATGttgcttcttcctctccttctatCATGAAACCAAGTCCTTTGCATTTTGATCAGAATACACCAAAAAAGGATAGGCCCAGTCCGAAGAGAACAGGGGGCAATTTTCCAAATTCTCCACTGATCAGAGGGAGAATGGTTAAGGATGAAAATTCAAGCATGGTTTTCAGATCTTCAGTAGGTGGGCTTTTGTCTAAGATGTCAGATTCAAAGGGAGAAAGCCCTGTCCATGTCAGGAAGAGCTGTGTTACCCCTTTTTCTGTCTTTAaagttacaaggagcaagagtgtGTTCGAACCAGAGCCAATGATCCCAAAAAGTCTCTTCAACAATACT GAAAAGAAGAGTTCAACTCCCCCTTCCAGATTAAGAAATGTAAGAGTAGAAGCCTCTTCCAAACAGGCAGGGGAAGAACAGAAACAGAACAACTCAAATTCCAATGGAACTTCAACTCCCCCTTCCAGATTAAGAAATGTAAGAGTAGAAGCCTCTTCCAAACAGGCAGGGGAAGAACAGAAACAGAACAACTCAAATTCCAATGGAACTTTACAACTGCAATCTCAATCTGGTAATTCGAAATCCAAGCACGGTGGTAGTCTGTCCATGTCTTTACCTGGAAACCTTAGTGTGCTTGGAAAG GAAGCCATTCAACAGAGAGAAACAGCTCAGAAGAATGCTCTTCAAGCACTACGAGATGCCTCTGCCTCTGAAAGTTTAGTACGAGTTCTCAG GATGCTTTCAGACTTGGCAAAAAATGCAAAACCAGATGCTCCAGCTGACTGTTTTGATCAGTTTCTGGAGTTTCATCACCAAATGGTGCAAGCAGTGACTGACATGGAGTCAATTCAAGCAGCTACATGTAGTGAAATGGTTGAAACCCCAACTGCCAAGCAGACAGAACGGTGGAAGATAAAAGCTGAAGAAAATTCCAACATCTTACAAGAAAATAACTCGATAGACCAAAACAAGCAGACAGATTTAcattcatcaaagagaagttcaGCATTATGCAAGTCACTTGCAGCCATGCCAGAAAGAAGTGATTTCAAGACAACCCCTGGGAAGCACCTGAGATCAAACTTGAGCCAGAAATTTTCTTTAGAAAGGATAGGTGGATCCACCCCAAAAGGAAAGTTGCTCCCTGAAGCTACCTTGGAGAATGATGAGAACAAGTCACTTGCAGCAATGCCAGAAAGAAGTGATGTCAAGACAACAACCCCTGGGAAGCACCTGAGATCAAACTTGAACCAGaaattttctttggaaaggataGGTGGATCCACCCCAAAAGGAAAGTTGCCCCCTGAAGCTACCTTGGAGAATGTTGAGAATATGAAACCAGCACCTTGCAGGTTCAATAATACCATCAAATTGGGTAAACGGATTGAAACAGAAGCCGGAAACTGGTTTATGGACTTCTTAGAGAAAGCGCTGGAAGCAGGTATGAAGAAATCGAGAGGAACGGCAGACAGTGACAGTTGCAAAGTCTCACAATCTCTCATGCTCAAGGTTATAAACTGGGTGAAGGTTGAGCAGTGTGATAGCAGTAAGAGGCCAGTTCACCCTAGAGCAGCACAAATAGCCAGGAAGTTAAGAATCAAGATGAAAAATCCTTGA